GACGATTTTGAAGCCCTGTTTCAACAACAGGCCACCCTGTTGCCAAACAAGCGACCGCGCCTGGAGGCGCTATTCCACCAGATTCAGAAGAGCAAAGCCTCCACGGACCAGGCCCGCGCGCAGAAGAGCGCCTTCCAGCGGCTGTCGTTTGTTATCGAGCTGCTTCACTACTACGAACACCAGGACACGGTACCGCCGGACGTGGTTTTTGCGCAGCGCTTGCCGGCTTTGGTGGAGCAGCTGGGAGTCGCCGGCCCTCAGGCGCTGTTGGATGAGAAGCTGATCCAGCAAGTCGAGACCTTGTTGGCCTTCGTCGTCAGCCCTGACCATCGGCTCATGATTGTCAACAACGTCGGCAAGAGCGGCGGAGTCCGGAAGACGCTCAAATACGTACTGCAGTTGCGCGGCGACCGGGTGGATGATCTGCCGCGGGTTCTGACCGAGTTCGTGCGCCATCTAATTCCATCGCCGCCGGGGAAGCCACCGACGCCCCAGGCGTTGGCAGCGCTCCTGCGGCTGTTAGGCCCCGAAGTGCAGCGCCAGGTGGCCAAGACCATCCTGACATGTGATCGGATTCCAAAGGCTGACGCCGAGGCCCTCGGCAAAGCGGTTGGAGCAGAGTTGGGATTGAAAGGTCTGGAGGAGGAAACGCGCGGGCAGTACGCGCTGGCGCCGGAGACGGAACGCCAATTGGCGTGGGCCAAGATCAAGGAGCTCATCGTGAAGCGAACAGACGCGGCGGCCGTTGCCAGTGTGCTGCGAGACCGTTTGCACGCGAAGTATAATGCCGATGAGCTCCGCCAGAGCTGGATCACGCTCACTGATGCCGACCCCATGTCGTTAATCCGAATTTGCTGCCAATTGCCGTTTCGCGCGGACGGAAAGACCGATCCCATCGCGCGCACAATGATGGAAACCTACGTGACGCGTCTCACACATGAAAAGTACTCGGACACGTATCAGAAGGTCGTCAATAGCCTGCGGACCATGTTCCATGCGAAACCTGACAGTCCAACCCTGCTCAACTTTCTGGCCCTGGTGAAATGGGCCAGCCCGGAGGCGGCGACCAAGCTGTGTTCCGATGTCGGTATGCCGCAACCAATCCACTAACCGCGATTGCCAGCCAGTGCGAACGGCGTTGTGCTGCTGTCATCCCGGAAGTGCCCTGGCGTGGTCCTCATGTTCATGTGGTAACACGCTGTAGTCGCAGTCGTTATGGGGTGTTTTCATTCGACTCAAGACTGACACGCTCATACCCGCCCACAAACGACGGCTTGCTTGGGCGTTGAGCAGCGTCACCCGGGGTGCTACAAATGGCCGCACATGAAGAACACCACCGGCTCGATTGAAGTCATCACCGGCTCAATGTTTTGCGGCAAGACGGATGAACTCATTCGCCGCTTGCGGCGCGCGACTATTGCTCGTCAGCAGGTTCAGGTCTTCAAACCTGCCATTGACAATCGCTTCGCCTTGGAAAAAGTGACCTCCCACGCAGGCAGCGAGTATGCCGCCCAGCCCGTGCCCAATGCGCGCATGATCCTGGAGCGGCTGAACACCCCCACCACGGTCGTGGGCATTGATGAAGCGCAGTTCTTTGACGACGCTATCATTCCCCTCGCGCAACAGTTAGCCGATCGCGGCGTGCGCGTGATCATCGCCGGGCTGGACACGGACTTCCGCGGCGAGCCATTCGGCCCCATGCCAGTGCTGATGGCCAAGGCCGACCTGGTGGACAAGCTCCATGCCATCTGTATGGTCTGCGGCGGTCTGGCCTGCCGGAGCCAGCGCCTGGTGAATGGGAAACCCGCGCGCCGCGACGACCCGGTGGTCATTGTCGGCGCGGCGGAACTATACGAAGCCCGTTGCCGTGCCCATCACGAAGTGCCAAGTCGTTAGCCACGGGATCCCAGGCCCGATCAGAAGCACAAGAAGCCCCGTTAGCCTCACCCGTTCCCGAGCGGAAGGGTTGCTCTGACTGGCAAGAAACTGTGCGGTTCTCTTAAGGCAGCAGCCGGACGCGGTAGAAGCGCTGCGCATTGGTCATGGGATCGGTTACGGACGCATCCGGTCCGGTAGCCAGGACATCAGGCGGCAGGTTGGACCATTCAGCGACACTCAAGTCGTCTTTGAATTCCAACCGATAAGTCTGCCCCGAGATGCAGTTCCAGCCGATGGCAAGGTCCTGGTTGCACACCACCAAAGAGATGCTGATGGGTGCCGGGAGTACAATCGCCGTGAAGGTCGTCGTGTCACTCAAGCTCGGGTTGCCGCTGTCGTTGACGCGGACGGTGATCTGGTTGGTAGTGCCGGCGTCCGCGGCGGTGGTAACCCAGGAGAAAGCTCCGTTTGTACTGACGATCTCGGCGGCAGCGGGCGCCCCGGGACCGAGGCTGAAGGTCAGGGCCTGATCGGTGTCAATGTCGTTGGCCTGCGCGGTGAAGGAGACAGTCTGGCCGGCTGTGACGGTCTGATCAGTAATCGGCAATAGCACGGGCCCCGTGTTAACCGTGAGAGCGGCTCCGCCGCTGGCCACCGTCCCAGCCGAATTGCTAACAACCACGGAGTAATTGCCAGCGTCGCCCGACTGCACATTGATGCGGGTGCAACTGGTGCCGGTGGCACCAGCGATGTCTTCGCCGTTCAAGGTCCACTGATAGAACAACGGCGGCGTGCCGACAGCGTCAGCAGTGAAGGTGACGTCGGTTCCCGCGGCAACGGCTTGCCCGACGGGTGAGGTGG
The Candidatus Paceibacterota bacterium DNA segment above includes these coding regions:
- a CDS encoding thymidine kinase — protein: MKNTTGSIEVITGSMFCGKTDELIRRLRRATIARQQVQVFKPAIDNRFALEKVTSHAGSEYAAQPVPNARMILERLNTPTTVVGIDEAQFFDDAIIPLAQQLADRGVRVIIAGLDTDFRGEPFGPMPVLMAKADLVDKLHAICMVCGGLACRSQRLVNGKPARRDDPVVIVGAAELYEARCRAHHEVPSR